From one Salvelinus alpinus chromosome 14, SLU_Salpinus.1, whole genome shotgun sequence genomic stretch:
- the LOC139538824 gene encoding charged multivesicular body protein 2b-like — MASLFKKKTVDDIIKEQTKELRGTQRQITRDRAALEKQEKQMEMEIKKMAKSGNREACKILAKQLVQLRKQKNRTYAVSSKVTSMSTQTKVMNSQMKMAGAMSTTAKTMQVVNKKMDPQKTLQTMQDFQKENMKMGMTEDMINDTLDEIFVESGDEEESQDIVNQVLDEIGIEISGKMVRAPAAGKSLPTASPKRKTQISDDEIERQLRALGVD; from the exons ATGGCTTCTCTATTCAAGAAGAAGACAGTCGACG acattaTAAAAGAACAGACTAAGGAGCTTCGTGGTACTCAGAGACAGATCACTAGAGACAGAGCTGCTCTGGAGAAACAAGAGAAACAAATG GAGATGGAGATAAAGAAGATGGCTAAGTCTGGGAACCGCGAGGCGTGTAAGATCTTGGCCAAGCAGCTGGTCCAGCTGAGGAAGCAGAAGAACAGGACCTACGCCGTCAGTTCAAAGGTCACCTCCATGTCCACACAGACCAAGGTCATGAATTCTCAGATGAAGATGGCTGGAGCCATGTCCACTACGGCTAAG ACGATGCAGGTGGTGAACAAGAAGATGGATCCTCAGAAGACCCTTCAGACCATGCAGGACTTCCAGAAGGAGAACATGAAGATGGGCATGACCGAGGACATGA TCAACGATACGTTAGATGAGATATTTGTGGAATCAGGAGACGAGGAAGAATCTCAGGACATTGTGAACCAGGTTCTGGATGAGATCGGCATCGAGATCTCTGGAAAG atggTGAGAGCCCCAGCAGCAGGGAAGAGTCTCCCTACTgcttctcctaaacggaaaacgCAGATCTCTGACGACGAGATAGAGCGACAACTTCGAGCCCTGGGAgtggactaa
- the pou1f1 gene encoding pituitary-specific positive transcription factor 1, giving the protein MSCQAFSADSFTTLAGDSLPLLMHHASAADCLPSSTHTHNMVSAVPSGLSLLQSSKRSHMHLSTSTLGNALSNGPPGLHYPVTPCHYSNQQTTYGMMAAQEMLSASISQTRILQTCSVPHPNMVNGANTLQGSLAPCLYKFPEHGLGGGSCSLSHSFPPLPPAVLSEEPPLGGTKDLRLRSRPPDDPPDMDSPQIRELEKFANDFKLRRIKLGYTQTNVGEALAAVHGSEFSQTTICRFENLQLSFKNACTLKAILAKWLDEAEQAGALFNEKMGMNERKRKRRTTISLGAKEALERSFGEKIKPSSQEIVRMAEGLHLEKEVVRVWFCNRRQREKRVKTSLHHSSYLTKDSPTYR; this is encoded by the exons ATGTCGTGCCAGGCGTTCAGCGCGGACTCCTTCACCACCCTAGCAGGAGACTCCCTGCCCCTCCTCATGCACCACGCCTCCGCTGCCGACTGCCTgccctcctccacacacacacacaacatggtgTCTGCAG tcccgtcaggtctgtctctcctccagtcctccaagcGTTCCCACATgcacctctccacctccacccttgGCAACGCTCTCAGCAACGGTCCCCCCGGCCTGCACTACCCCGTCACACCCTGTCACTATAGCAACCAACAGACCACTTACGGCATGATGGCAG CTCAGGAGATGCTGTCTGCCAGTATATCTCAGACCAGAATCCTCCAGACCTGCAGCGTCCCGCACCCCAACATGGTCAACGGAGCAAACACACTGCAAG GTTCATTGGCCCCTTGTCTGTATAAGTTTCCAGAGCATGGTCTGGGTGGGGGGTCGTGCTCTCTGAGCCACAGTTTCCCCCCACTGCCCCCTGCCGTGCTGTCTGAGGAGCCGCCCCTGGGGGGCACTAAGGACCTCCGCCTTAGGAGCCGGCCACCAGATGACCCCCCCGACATGGACTCACCTCAGATACGAGAGCTGGAGAAGTTTGCCAACGACTTCAAACTCCGCAGGATCAAACTGG GGTACACCCAAACTAACGTTGGAGAGGCTCTGGCTGCGGTGCATGGCTCAGAGTTCAGCCAGACAACCATCTGTCGCTTTGAGAACCTGCAGCTGAGCTTCAAGAACGCCTGCACGCTAAAGGCCATCCTGGCCAAGTGGCTGGATGAAGCAGAGCAGGCCGGGG CTCTGTTTAATGAGAAAATGGGCATGAATGAGCGTAAGAGGAAACGAAGAACcactatcag tctgggGGCTAAGGAGGCATTGGAGCGTAGTTTCGGGGAGAAGATCAAGCCCTCATCTCAGGAGATCGTCCGTATGGCCGAGGGGCTACACCTGGAGAAGGAGGTGGTCCGGGTCTGGTTCTGTAACCGTCGGCAACGAGAGAAACGGGTCAAGACCAGCCttcaccacagctcctacctgacCAAGGACAGTCCTACCTATagataa